Proteins encoded within one genomic window of Bdellovibrio bacteriovorus:
- a CDS encoding TIGR02530 family flagellar biosynthesis protein has product MVDLKKIQTFDQLVPSQPGKIKQPDLGKGPSFKDTLNNISGVTPQNVGQVNPQGLAKAAEGVKFSNHAIERMRTRGISYSPEDITKLQDAISRAAAKGSKDSLVLMNDSALIVSVKNNTVVTVMDKNALKENVFTNIDSTVVI; this is encoded by the coding sequence ATGGTAGATTTAAAGAAGATACAAACATTCGACCAACTTGTTCCGAGCCAGCCAGGGAAAATAAAACAACCTGACTTGGGTAAGGGACCTTCCTTCAAGGACACCTTGAACAACATCTCGGGCGTAACGCCTCAGAATGTTGGACAAGTAAATCCTCAAGGCCTTGCCAAGGCTGCTGAAGGAGTGAAGTTCTCGAATCACGCGATTGAGCGCATGAGAACTCGGGGGATTAGTTATTCACCTGAGGACATCACGAAGCTGCAAGACGCGATCTCGAGAGCGGCGGCGAAAGGTTCCAAGGATTCATTAGTGTTAATGAATGACTCGGCACTGATCGTCAGCGTGAAGAATAATACCGTTGTGACGGTGATGGATAAGAACGCATTGAAAGAAAATGTGTTCACGAACATCGACTCAACAGTAGTTATCTAG
- a CDS encoding flagellar hook assembly protein FlgD has protein sequence MAVMSTKLGVNAFGATTTKAENVGASNVSALDKDKLGGENVGEVLNKIVDANWTDPAKKARTTGNPNLDKDAFFKLMLTQMKNQDPTNPMKSHEMAAQLANFSSLEQMQNMNRTLEELKNGQKPTESFQALNLIGKAVSGDSSKVVRGVNDKEHDFKFNLPMEAAEVSVKVRDAEGNIVRSYNLKGLKPGENKLTWNGEDEKAMKAPPGEYQFIAEAKTGDGKKMGLKTDFEGMITGVSYSPEGPVLHVGNQAIRFSDVKKITDPRLMSNDQKINDVTNLDLKKDDALGQTEKEGNVVQQTSSTASAPTAKSNIMKNVGLSRDMMEKIAKETAK, from the coding sequence ATGGCAGTCATGAGTACCAAACTAGGAGTCAACGCATTCGGCGCAACAACAACGAAAGCCGAAAACGTAGGTGCTTCTAACGTCAGTGCTCTCGATAAAGATAAACTTGGCGGCGAAAACGTCGGCGAAGTTTTAAATAAAATCGTTGATGCCAATTGGACGGATCCGGCGAAAAAAGCCCGCACGACGGGAAATCCCAACTTGGATAAAGATGCTTTCTTCAAGTTGATGCTGACGCAAATGAAAAACCAAGATCCGACGAATCCAATGAAGAGTCACGAGATGGCGGCACAGCTTGCGAACTTCTCGTCTCTCGAGCAAATGCAGAACATGAACAGAACATTGGAAGAATTGAAAAACGGACAGAAACCAACAGAAAGTTTCCAAGCGTTGAACTTGATCGGTAAAGCCGTGTCAGGTGATTCTTCAAAAGTTGTTCGTGGCGTGAATGATAAAGAGCACGATTTCAAATTCAATCTTCCAATGGAAGCGGCGGAAGTAAGTGTGAAAGTTCGTGATGCCGAAGGAAACATTGTTCGTTCATACAACCTCAAAGGTTTGAAGCCAGGCGAAAACAAACTGACTTGGAACGGTGAGGATGAAAAAGCAATGAAAGCTCCTCCGGGAGAATATCAATTCATCGCAGAAGCAAAAACAGGCGATGGTAAAAAAATGGGATTGAAAACAGACTTCGAAGGAATGATCACAGGCGTGAGTTATTCACCAGAAGGCCCTGTTCTTCACGTGGGAAATCAGGCGATTCGTTTCTCTGACGTGAAGAAGATCACAGACCCTCGTCTTATGAGCAACGACCAGAAAATAAATGATGTTACAAACCTAGACTTGAAGAAAGATGATGCCCTAGGACAAACTGAAAAAGAGGGGAATGTTGTTCAACAAACATCTTCCACTGCTAGCGCTCCTACGGCAAAATCGAATATCATGAAGAATGTGGGTTTGTCCCGCGACATGATGGAGAAGATCGCTAAGGAGACAGCGAAGTAA